One window of the Thamnophis elegans isolate rThaEle1 chromosome 6, rThaEle1.pri, whole genome shotgun sequence genome contains the following:
- the LOC116510577 gene encoding galactosylgalactosylxylosylprotein 3-beta-glucuronosyltransferase 1-like: protein MLRRRNLLTTLLIALPWGLLLTLWHQYPTARYLSLLRKETDENGTAKSLFNGTSLVREDGLASCTRQPAIGTAPKIIRNYVYSRPPPWSDTLPAIFVITPTYTRPVQKAELTRLANTFLHVQNLHWVVVEDSPRRTILVSNLLEKAGIHFTHLNIETPKSLKVGLSWIPSHTPRGTFQRNLGLHWLRESFSATPVPEGVVYFADDDNTYSLELFEEMRYTKKVSVWPVAFVGGLRYESPKVSPAGKVVGWKTVFDPNRPFAIDMAGFAISIKLILEKPQASFKLDGVKGGYQETSLLKDLVTMDGLEPKAANCTKVLVWHTRTERPTLVNEGKRGFTDLRVEV, encoded by the exons ATGCTGAGGAGACGTAACCTTCTCACCACACTTCTAATTGCTTTGCCATGGGGTCTTCTACTAACTTTGTGGCATCAGTATCCAACCGCCCGTTATCTGAGCCTTCTAAGAA AGGAAACAGATGAAAATGGCACAGCTAAGTCACTCTTCAATGGGACATCTCTAGTGAGGGAGGATGGGCTTGCATCATGCACTCGGCAGCCAGCCATTGGGACAGCTCCCAAAATAATCCGGAATTATGTGTACTCCAGGCCTCCTCCATGGTCAGACACATTGCCTGCCATATTTGTGATCACACCTACCTACACTCGACCAGTACAGAAGGCTGAGCTGACCCGACTGGCGAATACTTTCCTTCATGTACAGAACCTCCACTGGGTAGTAGTGGAAGACTCTCCTAGAAGAACCATCCTGGTGTCCAATCTACTGGAGAAAGCAGGGATTCATTTTACTCACCTGAATATCGAGACTCCTAAGAGTCTGAAAGTAGGTTTGTCCTGGATTCCATCTCACACTCCCAGGGGCACATTCCAGAGGAACCTGGGACTGCATTGGCTTAGGGAAAGCTTTAGCGCCACACCAGTACCTGAAGGCGTAGTATACTTTGCAGATGATGATAACACCTATAGCCTGGAGCTATTTGAAGAG ATGCGCTACACAAAGAAGGTATCTGTCTGGCCAGTTGCTTTTGTTGGTGGTCTCCGGTACGAATCCCCCAAAGTGAGTCCAGCAGGCAAAGTTGTAGGTTGGAAGACTGTGTTTGATCCCAACCGGCCTTTTGCTATCGACATGGCTGGCTTTGCCATCAGCATAAAACTGATTTTGGAGAAACCACAGGCCAGTTTCAAGTTGGATGGAGTGAAAGGAGGCTACCAAGAAACTAGTTTATTAAAGGATCTGGTGACAATGGATGGACTGGAGCCTAAAGCTGCCAACTGCACAAAG GTTTTGGTCTGGCACACAAGGACTGAAAGGCCAACACTAGTTAATGAAGGCAAACGTGGATTCACAGACCTAAGGGTAGAAGTGTAG